In one window of Micromonospora cathayae DNA:
- a CDS encoding DUF3043 domain-containing protein, with protein MCTGRSRLATLHLVPSLFRRKSTATVDEPVTEVTTDETSTRPRGYTPAKGRETPKRPVAGRRPPSAVKPLSKEESKERRRQLRAEAAAEFRREGGPRDRGPERLLARNVVDSRRTVGTWFFGGALIVLIGSSAAMPPTVRLVSNLLWAALAIGVVIDSVLISRKIKKLVRERYPNTGQRMGSLYLYAIMRSITFRRMRAPAPRVNLGDPV; from the coding sequence ATGTGCACCGGCCGCTCGCGTTTGGCTACCCTTCACCTCGTGCCTTCGCTGTTTCGCCGCAAGTCCACCGCCACCGTCGACGAGCCCGTCACCGAGGTGACGACGGACGAGACGTCCACGCGCCCCCGGGGCTACACGCCGGCCAAGGGGCGCGAGACCCCGAAGCGTCCGGTGGCCGGCCGGCGCCCACCCTCGGCGGTCAAGCCGTTGAGCAAGGAGGAGTCGAAGGAGCGGCGGCGACAGTTGCGCGCCGAGGCTGCGGCGGAGTTCCGCCGGGAGGGCGGCCCCCGGGACCGGGGGCCGGAGCGGCTGCTCGCGCGGAACGTGGTCGACTCCCGGCGTACCGTGGGCACCTGGTTCTTCGGTGGCGCGCTGATCGTGCTGATCGGCTCGTCGGCGGCGATGCCGCCCACCGTCCGGCTGGTGTCCAACCTGCTCTGGGCGGCCCTGGCGATCGGTGTGGTGATCGATTCGGTGCTGATCTCCCGGAAGATCAAGAAGCTGGTCCGGGAGCGTTACCCGAACACCGGCCAGCGGATGGGCTCGCTCTACCTGTACGCGATCATGCGGTCGATCACCTTCCGCCGGATGCGTGCCCCCGCTCCCCGGGTGAACCTGGGCGACCCGGTCTGA
- the nadA gene encoding quinolinate synthase NadA: MTSTWVEPSNTATALLLLGRGSDPATERGVECPGDLPAPSDPDLVARAAAAKAALGDRVFVLGHHYQRDEVIQFADVTGDSFKLAREAAARPDAEYIVFCGVHFMAESADILTSDAQRVILPDLAAGCSMADMAVLSQVETAWDVLTELGVAAGTVPVTYMNSSADIKGFVGRNGGVVCTSSNAKRALDWAYEQGERVLFLPDQHLGRNTAVLELGFALDDCVLYDPHKPNGGLTPEQLRDAKMILWRGHCSVHGRFTLDSVNDVRDRVPGVNVLVHPECRHEVVVAADQVGSTEYIIKTIEAAPAGSAWAVGTELNLVRRLALAHPDKQIMFLDKAVCYCSTMNRIDLPHLVWALEELVAGRVVNQITVDADTAHHARVALDQMLALPGA; the protein is encoded by the coding sequence GTGACTTCGACCTGGGTGGAACCCTCGAACACCGCGACGGCGCTGCTGCTGCTCGGCCGGGGCAGCGATCCTGCCACCGAGCGTGGCGTGGAGTGTCCGGGTGACCTGCCGGCCCCGAGCGACCCGGATCTGGTGGCCCGCGCGGCGGCGGCCAAGGCGGCGCTGGGCGACAGGGTGTTCGTGCTGGGGCACCACTACCAGCGCGACGAGGTGATCCAGTTCGCCGACGTGACCGGCGACTCGTTCAAGCTGGCCCGGGAAGCGGCGGCCCGCCCGGACGCGGAGTACATCGTCTTCTGCGGTGTGCACTTCATGGCCGAGAGCGCGGACATCCTCACCTCGGACGCGCAGCGGGTGATCCTGCCCGACCTGGCCGCCGGCTGCTCGATGGCCGACATGGCGGTGTTGTCGCAGGTCGAGACCGCCTGGGACGTGCTGACCGAGCTGGGCGTGGCCGCCGGCACCGTCCCGGTGACGTACATGAACTCCTCGGCCGACATCAAGGGCTTCGTCGGCCGTAACGGCGGGGTGGTCTGCACCTCGTCCAACGCCAAGCGGGCCCTGGACTGGGCGTACGAGCAGGGCGAGCGGGTGCTCTTCCTGCCCGACCAGCACCTCGGCCGGAACACGGCCGTGCTGGAGCTGGGCTTCGCGCTGGACGACTGCGTGCTCTACGACCCGCACAAGCCGAACGGCGGGCTCACCCCGGAGCAGCTGCGCGACGCGAAGATGATCCTGTGGCGCGGGCACTGCTCGGTGCACGGCCGGTTCACCCTGGACAGCGTCAACGACGTGCGGGACCGTGTCCCCGGGGTGAACGTGCTGGTGCATCCGGAGTGCCGGCACGAGGTGGTCGTCGCCGCCGACCAGGTCGGCTCCACCGAGTACATCATCAAGACCATCGAGGCGGCCCCGGCCGGGTCGGCCTGGGCGGTCGGCACCGAGCTGAACCTGGTCCGCCGGCTGGCGCTGGCCCACCCGGACAAGCAGATCATGTTCCTCGACAAGGCGGTCTGCTACTGCTCCACGATGAACCGGATCGACCTGCCGCACCTGGTCTGGGCGCTGGAGGAACTGGTCGCCGGCCGAGTGGTGAACCAGATCACGGTCGATGCGGACACCGCCCACCACGCCCGGGTGGCGCTGGACCAGATGCTGGCCCTGCCCGGGGCCTGA
- a CDS encoding ABC transporter ATP-binding protein: MSGNVIEAHGLRKEFTIRVKAGRLRRHKRVVTAVDGVDLVVRRGEMLGYIGPNGAGKSTTLKMLTGVLTPSGGEVRVCGLPPVARRTRLARHIGVVFGQRSQLWWDLPLRDSFDLLRHVYRVPAGDHGARLRRCRDLLDLDAFLDIPVRQLSLGQRMRGELTAALLHGPQVLFLDEPTIGLDVVSRQAVRGFLAELGRTGDTTLVLTTHDLADIERLCARLVVIDHGRVVHDGTIAALHDRYGSRRLVVAELDVALPEPPAPPGAPLLRTEADGHRLVYALETASAAEVVAGLAGLATLRDISIVEPDIEDVVARMYRAEPDVPGPRRPGPAARTA; encoded by the coding sequence ATGAGCGGGAACGTCATCGAGGCGCACGGGCTGCGCAAGGAGTTCACCATCCGGGTGAAGGCCGGCCGGCTGCGCCGGCACAAGCGGGTGGTGACCGCCGTCGACGGCGTCGACCTGGTGGTGCGGCGCGGCGAGATGCTCGGCTACATCGGCCCGAACGGGGCCGGCAAGTCCACCACCCTGAAGATGCTGACCGGGGTGCTCACCCCGTCCGGCGGCGAGGTGCGCGTCTGCGGCCTGCCGCCGGTGGCCCGACGGACCCGGCTGGCCCGGCACATCGGCGTGGTGTTCGGTCAGCGGTCGCAACTGTGGTGGGATCTTCCGCTGCGCGACTCGTTCGACCTGCTACGGCACGTCTACCGGGTGCCGGCCGGCGACCACGGGGCCCGGCTGCGCCGCTGCCGCGACCTGCTCGATCTGGACGCCTTCCTGGACATCCCGGTCCGCCAGCTCTCGCTCGGGCAGCGGATGCGCGGCGAGCTGACCGCCGCCCTGCTGCACGGCCCACAGGTGCTGTTCCTGGACGAGCCGACCATCGGGCTGGACGTGGTGAGCCGGCAGGCCGTCCGGGGTTTCCTCGCCGAGCTGGGGCGTACCGGCGACACCACCCTGGTGCTCACCACCCACGACCTGGCCGACATCGAGCGGCTCTGCGCCCGGCTCGTGGTCATCGACCACGGTCGGGTGGTGCACGACGGCACCATCGCCGCCCTGCACGACCGGTACGGTTCGCGCCGGCTGGTCGTCGCCGAACTGGACGTGGCGCTGCCCGAGCCGCCGGCCCCGCCGGGCGCGCCGTTGCTGCGCACCGAGGCCGACGGGCACCGGCTGGTCTACGCGTTGGAGACGGCGAGCGCGGCCGAGGTGGTCGCCGGGCTGGCCGGGCTGGCCACCCTGCGCGACATCTCCATCGTCGAACCGGACATCGAGGACGTGGTCGCCCGGATGTACCGGGCCGAGCCGGACGTACCCGGACCGAGGAGGCCGGGCCCGGCGGCCCGGACCGCCTGA
- a CDS encoding glycerate kinase, producing the protein MWAGTLLGMRVLLCPDKFAGTLPAQEVAHAVAAGWREVADGDELLIRPLADGGPGFVAVLADALGGRRVPVPTVDPLGRPAAGEILLTADGTAYLESAQACGLHLLDATERDPKTTTSYGLGLLVTAAVESGARTVVVGLGGSGTNDAGAGMLAALGATPLDEAGRALPYGGAALAAVAGLDGTPRLRDAVLVAATDVDNPLLGLHGASNVYGPQKGASRADVLLLDAALERFAGVLVKDLPGCPPDLAALPGGGAAGGLGAAILALGGRCESGIGLVTRAIGLDAALDTADLVITGEGSFDHQSLRGKVVAGVAGAARDRGVPCVVLAGRVSTGRREAASAGVTDAYSLVEHYGGEEHGGLEAAMTRPAEGLRALGARLARQWSR; encoded by the coding sequence ATGTGGGCTGGCACACTGCTGGGCATGCGTGTGCTCCTCTGTCCGGACAAGTTCGCCGGTACCCTCCCAGCCCAGGAGGTGGCCCACGCGGTCGCCGCCGGCTGGCGCGAGGTCGCCGACGGTGACGAACTCCTCATCCGTCCCCTGGCCGACGGCGGGCCAGGGTTCGTGGCCGTCCTCGCCGACGCGCTCGGCGGCCGGCGGGTGCCGGTACCGACCGTCGACCCGCTCGGCCGGCCCGCCGCCGGGGAGATCCTGCTCACCGCCGACGGGACCGCCTACCTGGAGAGCGCCCAGGCGTGCGGGCTGCACCTGCTCGACGCCACCGAGCGGGACCCGAAGACCACCACCTCGTACGGGCTGGGGCTGCTGGTCACCGCCGCCGTGGAGAGCGGGGCGCGCACGGTGGTGGTCGGACTGGGCGGTTCCGGCACCAACGACGCCGGCGCCGGGATGCTCGCCGCGCTCGGCGCGACCCCGCTGGACGAGGCCGGCCGCGCCCTGCCGTACGGGGGAGCCGCGCTGGCCGCCGTCGCCGGCCTGGACGGTACGCCCCGACTGCGCGACGCGGTGCTGGTCGCCGCCACCGACGTGGACAACCCGCTGCTCGGCCTGCACGGGGCCAGCAACGTGTACGGCCCGCAGAAGGGCGCCAGCCGGGCGGACGTGCTGCTGCTCGACGCCGCCCTGGAGCGCTTCGCCGGCGTACTCGTCAAGGACCTGCCGGGCTGCCCGCCCGACCTGGCCGCGCTGCCCGGCGGCGGCGCGGCCGGCGGCCTCGGCGCGGCGATCCTCGCCCTCGGCGGCCGGTGCGAGTCCGGGATCGGCCTGGTCACCCGGGCGATCGGGCTGGACGCCGCGCTCGACACCGCCGACCTGGTGATCACCGGGGAGGGCTCCTTCGACCACCAGTCGCTGCGCGGCAAGGTCGTCGCCGGGGTGGCCGGCGCGGCCCGGGACCGGGGCGTGCCGTGCGTGGTGCTGGCCGGTCGGGTCAGCACCGGCCGGCGGGAGGCCGCCTCGGCCGGCGTGACCGACGCGTACAGCCTGGTCGAGCACTACGGTGGCGAGGAACACGGCGGGCTGGAGGCGGCGATGACCCGCCCGGCGGAGGGACTGCGCGCGCTGGGCGCCCGCCTGGCCCGCCAGTGGAGCCGCTGA
- a CDS encoding ABC transporter permease: MGSVTATVGPAPHPNVILWFRTFAAIAGSGFRRYATYRQAAVAGVVTNTVFGFLRCYLLLAVAAGAGTVAGYDPARLATFVWMGQGLLAVVLLWGWTELADRVRTGDVVGDLLRPVHPVTSYLAADLGRAGYAVLARLLPPVLVGPVFFDVYLPHRWSTAVLFPLSVVLAVVLCFGCRYLVNATAYWLHDVRGPMILWTLSSGVLAGLYFPLRFLPEGLYQALWILTPFPGLFQAPLDVLVEVDPPAVQFALVGGQACWVAVVLAGCRVVQRRAERRLVVQGG, from the coding sequence GTGGGCTCCGTCACCGCCACTGTGGGACCGGCTCCGCACCCAAACGTTATCCTATGGTTTCGGACATTTGCCGCGATAGCCGGATCGGGTTTCCGGCGGTACGCCACATATCGGCAGGCTGCGGTGGCCGGAGTGGTCACCAACACCGTCTTCGGGTTCCTCAGGTGCTACCTGCTGCTCGCCGTGGCCGCCGGGGCCGGGACGGTCGCCGGCTACGACCCGGCCCGGCTGGCCACCTTCGTCTGGATGGGGCAGGGCCTGCTCGCGGTGGTGCTGCTGTGGGGCTGGACCGAGCTGGCCGACCGGGTCCGCACCGGCGACGTGGTGGGTGACCTGCTCCGCCCGGTCCACCCGGTGACCAGCTACCTCGCCGCCGACCTGGGGCGGGCCGGGTACGCGGTGCTGGCCCGGCTGCTCCCGCCGGTGCTGGTCGGTCCGGTCTTCTTCGACGTGTACCTGCCGCACCGCTGGTCCACCGCCGTGCTCTTCCCGCTCTCGGTGGTCCTCGCCGTGGTGCTCTGCTTCGGCTGTCGGTACCTGGTCAACGCCACCGCCTACTGGCTGCACGACGTCCGTGGTCCGATGATCCTGTGGACGCTCAGCTCGGGCGTGCTGGCCGGCCTGTACTTCCCGCTGCGTTTCCTGCCGGAGGGGCTGTACCAGGCATTGTGGATTCTCACCCCGTTCCCGGGTCTGTTCCAGGCCCCGCTCGACGTACTGGTCGAGGTGGACCCGCCGGCGGTGCAGTTCGCGCTGGTCGGGGGGCAGGCGTGCTGGGTGGCGGTGGTGCTGGCGGGATGCCGGGTGGTGCAGCGCCGCGCCGAGCGCCGGCTGGTGGTGCAGGGTGGCTGA
- the murA gene encoding UDP-N-acetylglucosamine 1-carboxyvinyltransferase: MTNDVLVVHGGSPLQGRIRVRGAKNLVSKAMVAALLGDSPSRLFDVPKIRDVEVVRGLLGLHGVKVSDGQENGELVFDPANVESASTDQINVHAGSSRIPILFCGPLLHRLGHAFIPDLGGCHIGPRPIDFHLQALREFGATVDKTPEGLHLSAPNGLHGTKFALPYPSVGATEQVLLTAVMAEGVTELRNAAVEPEIIDLICVLQKMGAIIKVHTDRVIEIQGVPKLHGYTHRPIPDRIEAASWAAAALATRGHVEVLGAQQADMMTFLNVFRSVGGEYEVTDTRPPRLGDAGQEGGIRFWHPGGELHATALETDVHPGFMTDWQQPLVVALTQARGLSIVHETVYEQRLGYTEALNSMGANIQVYRDCLGGTPCRFGRRNFKHSAVIAGPSKLHAADLVIPDLRAGFSHLIAALAAEGTSRVYGVDLINRGYEDFEAKLADLGAHVERP, translated from the coding sequence TTGACCAACGACGTCCTGGTCGTACACGGAGGATCTCCGCTGCAAGGGCGGATCCGCGTGCGCGGCGCGAAGAACCTGGTCTCCAAGGCGATGGTCGCCGCCCTGCTCGGCGACAGCCCGAGCCGGCTCTTCGACGTTCCGAAGATCCGGGACGTCGAGGTGGTCCGCGGGCTGCTCGGCCTGCACGGCGTGAAGGTCAGCGACGGCCAGGAGAACGGCGAACTCGTCTTCGACCCGGCGAACGTGGAGAGCGCCAGCACCGACCAGATCAACGTGCACGCCGGTTCCAGCCGGATCCCGATCCTGTTCTGCGGGCCGCTGCTGCACCGGCTCGGCCACGCGTTCATCCCGGACCTGGGTGGCTGCCACATCGGTCCCCGGCCGATCGACTTCCACCTCCAGGCGCTGCGCGAGTTCGGCGCCACGGTCGACAAGACCCCGGAGGGGCTGCACCTGTCCGCGCCGAACGGGCTGCACGGCACCAAGTTCGCGCTGCCGTACCCGAGCGTGGGCGCGACCGAGCAGGTGCTGCTGACCGCGGTGATGGCCGAGGGCGTCACCGAGCTGCGCAACGCGGCCGTCGAGCCGGAGATCATCGACCTGATCTGTGTGCTCCAGAAGATGGGCGCGATCATCAAGGTGCACACCGACCGGGTGATCGAGATCCAGGGCGTGCCGAAGCTGCACGGCTACACGCACCGGCCCATCCCGGACCGGATCGAGGCGGCCAGCTGGGCGGCGGCGGCCCTGGCCACCCGGGGGCACGTCGAGGTGCTCGGTGCGCAGCAGGCCGACATGATGACCTTCCTGAACGTGTTCCGGTCGGTCGGCGGCGAGTACGAGGTCACCGACACCCGGCCGCCGCGCCTGGGTGACGCCGGCCAGGAGGGCGGCATCCGGTTCTGGCACCCGGGCGGCGAACTGCACGCCACCGCGCTGGAGACCGACGTGCACCCCGGTTTCATGACCGACTGGCAGCAGCCGCTGGTGGTCGCGTTGACCCAGGCCCGGGGCCTGTCGATCGTCCACGAGACGGTCTACGAGCAGCGGCTCGGCTACACCGAGGCGCTCAACTCGATGGGCGCGAACATCCAGGTCTACCGGGACTGCCTGGGCGGTACCCCGTGCCGGTTCGGCCGGCGGAACTTCAAGCACTCCGCGGTGATCGCCGGCCCGAGCAAGCTGCACGCCGCCGACCTGGTCATCCCGGACCTGCGCGCCGGGTTCAGCCACCTGATCGCGGCGCTCGCCGCCGAGGGCACCTCCCGGGTGTACGGCGTCGACCTGATCAACCGGGGTTACGAGGACTTCGAGGCGAAGCTCGCCGACCTGGGCGCGCACGTCGAGCGTCCCTGA
- a CDS encoding ABC transporter permease: MAEPAGTALGAYRALLGAQARSQTAYRVSFVVDLVGNVGAVVFDVLTVFVLFGVTRELGGFTLREVLVMVALSACSFATADLLVGNIERLPRYVRTGLFDAVLLRPLGALPQLLLMDLPLRKVSRSLFGLVVLVVAVGTADLDWTPGRAVLVVLAPVAGVVFFGAVFVATATVSFYWVESGELANSVTYGGRDFTSYPVTVFGGWFRAVFAYGLGFAFVSYQPALALLGRTDPLGLPAWVGWTSPGIALLAAALAAVAWRTGVRHYRSTGS; encoded by the coding sequence GTGGCTGAACCGGCCGGCACCGCCCTCGGCGCGTACCGGGCGCTGCTCGGCGCGCAGGCCCGCTCGCAGACCGCGTACCGGGTGTCGTTCGTGGTGGACCTGGTCGGCAACGTCGGGGCCGTGGTCTTCGACGTGCTCACCGTGTTCGTGCTGTTCGGCGTCACCCGCGAACTCGGCGGTTTCACCCTGCGTGAGGTGCTGGTGATGGTCGCCCTGTCGGCCTGCTCGTTCGCCACCGCCGACCTGCTGGTCGGCAACATCGAACGGCTGCCCCGGTACGTCCGGACCGGCCTGTTCGACGCGGTGCTGCTGCGTCCGCTGGGCGCGTTGCCGCAACTGCTGCTGATGGACCTGCCGCTGCGCAAGGTGTCCCGGTCGCTGTTCGGGCTGGTCGTGCTGGTGGTGGCGGTCGGCACCGCCGACCTGGACTGGACGCCGGGCCGGGCGGTGCTGGTGGTGCTCGCCCCGGTGGCCGGGGTGGTCTTCTTCGGCGCGGTCTTCGTCGCCACCGCCACCGTCTCGTTCTACTGGGTCGAGTCGGGCGAGCTGGCGAACTCGGTCACCTACGGCGGGCGGGACTTCACCTCGTACCCGGTGACGGTCTTCGGCGGCTGGTTCCGCGCGGTCTTCGCGTACGGGCTGGGCTTCGCCTTCGTCAGCTACCAGCCGGCGCTGGCGCTGCTCGGCCGGACCGACCCGCTCGGCCTGCCGGCCTGGGTGGGCTGGACCTCACCGGGCATCGCGCTGCTCGCCGCCGCGCTCGCCGCCGTGGCCTGGCGGACCGGCGTCCGACACTACCGGAGTACAGGATCATGA